ATGTTTGGTCCAACGGATTATGGTCGCGCATTTAGCGATTTTAAGGCAAACTGGATTGATACTGTAACCCCAAAGACAACAGTAATTATTTTAGGTGATGCTCGTAGTAATTATGGCGATCCGGAGAGGGGGATTCTTAAACTAATTTTCACTAGATGCAAAAGGCTTATCTGGCTAAATCCTGAAGAAAAATCTATATGGGGAACCGGAGACTCGGAAATGAATGGCTACATCCCCTTTTGTCATTTAGTAAGGGAATGTAACACCATTACTCACCTGGAAAAAATAGTATACGATCTTGTAAAAACCCTTTAGAGTTGACTTCGGTCAGGAGTAATATTCATCAAACAACAACTCTAGGGGGTTAATTTAATTCTATATGTACTTTAACACAAAATTTGTAAATCTTTCTGCATTATCAGGATTGCTTTTACTATCAAGCCATAGCAGGAGTTCGCTACATACACCTTGAGAAGAGTTATATTCATGATGGATAACGTAGTTAGTGATTATGTATTTCACCTGCTGGAAAATATCCTCTGCTACATTCAGATTTGAAGGGCATTTTCCAAGGATTTCAGCAATTTTGACTATGATTTCATGTTCGTTCGCCTCTTTAATCTCCTTCAGATATTGCCTGTCAAAGATTGAATCGCTAAAAATTGTATTCTCAGAATGATCAAAACAGACCGTTTCACCATGAGGCTCTCTCGTTGACTTGGATCCACTCATCATGTTATCCTCCATGTTAAAAAAAAAGCATAGGGTTTTATTAAGAAAATTATTAAAGAATGATTTTATTATGTACCTCATGTCAGAAGTCCCCCTCTAAACTTGATGGTTGATTCTTTTTTTAAATCGAATAAATATAATAAAATTTTCTTTCAAAGTCAAATTTGCTTCTAATTTTTTTGAAAAATTTAATTATTAAGTGAAAATTTCCTTAAATTCTGGTAAAAGTGTATGCAGAAAATATACTCAAATCCCTTTATACCTATTACGAGAAGAAGATTTATTACAATAGAACTGTAGGTAGGTGATGGAGATTTCTGCATAGAAAACAGTCCGTAATTCTTTAATATAGTATTGACAGATGCATTAATTAGTGCTCTTACATCAAGGGATATAACCAATGAATAAACCTCGCACTAATTGTAGTAAATTTCAAAACATGGTCTAATGGCCTAGGATTTATTAAGGTCTTATATGAAATACCTTGCTCTAATACTCATATCAATTCTCTCCCTCATATATATTAGGGATCTTTTTGCTCAAAATAATTATTCAGATAATCATATTACATCATACTATATCTCCGCTATCAATAATGATTTCAACAATTCACATGTATCTAAACATCAAAACCTGGAGAATCCATTTAGGAGGTTAGAGGTTACCTTTTTCATATCCTTACCCTTCTCATTTATTATAACCTTTATGACAATACAGATTTTTGATGTGCTGAAGGAGAAGGGGGATATGAATGTTGATGTATGGGGTGATTATGGAAACTATTTGATATCAGGGACCCTTGCTTTATCATCCATAATCTCTATACGGGAGGCAATTATCTGCAACAGAATGAATAGGGAAATACGAAAAAAAACAGATGATCAGGTGTTGCATCTCTCGGTAATTAAACGTTATTGAATTCTTCTACATTGGCGGGAACTATCATATTCAACAAGACTCTCATAAATTTCATAAGCCTTTTTTATTAGGATTGTCCTCTGGTTCATTTCGGGACAATCCAAAACCATCTCAAGTAATCCATTGAGAATCTTCCCGATTTGAGGTCCGGGCTTTAATTTGAACTCTTCCATTATGACATATCCGTTTATATCCAAATCTTTGACAGTGATCGCGTTTTCGTCTTCAATTACTTTCTCGATTCTCTTAATCAAATCATGTATTGGAGCGGGCAATCCATCCCTCATTCCATTTCCCCTTCTATCAGCAAGCCTTAGGAGAAAGAGGTCATTCAGATTCTCAAGAGCAACCTTTCTCATGAATCTCCTGACAGCGCCATCAGTCCATTCATCAATATAATGAAACATGTGATTCAAAATGAGGTTGGAAACCCTTGATATCTCCTCGTTGGAGAATTTAAGCCTTTTCATTATCTTTTTGGTAATTTTTGCTCCAATAACCTCATGATTATAAAATGTATAATCAGCATCATCCCCCATTCTCTTAGTCGTCATCTTTCCAATATCATGAAGGAGAGCAGCTAATTTTATTATTGGATCTACACCTGGAATGGCATCGCATGAATAGAGGCTGTGATAATAAATATCATATAAATGATATTTATTCTGCTCTACTCCATAGCAATTGACTAATTCAGGCAAAAAGAGTCTCAGCAGACCGGATTTTCGCAAATACTCAAAACCAATGGATGGTTTCTCTGTAGCGATTAGCTTTATGAGTTCATCCCTAATCCTCTCTTTTGATACCCTTTTTGCAATAGAAAGCGTTTCCTCTATTGATCTGAAGGATTCTTCTTCAATAGTAAAATTCAGCTTTGCTGCAAAGCGGCAAGCCCTATAGGGCCTCAGCCCATCCTCGCTAAATCTTAAGATGGGATTGCCTATTGTCCTAACAACCCTCCTCTCAATATCTCCTATACCTCCAACAAAATCGATAACCTCATCGTTAATGAAATCATAAGCAAGTCCATTGATAGTGAAATCCCTTCTCTTTACATCCTCTTCCAATGTCTTGGAGAATGAAACACTCTCAGGTCTTCTGCAATCAATATACTCACCATCAGACCTATAGGTTGTTACTTCAAAAGATTTGCCCTTTATTATCACAGACACTGTTCCATGCTTTATACCTGTAGGAATTACTCTTCGAAAAATCTTCATTACCTCTTCAGGATGCGCGTCTGTGGCAAAATCATAATCCAATACTGACTTTCCCATAATCAAATCCCGAACCGATCCTCCGACAAGATAGCACTCATAACCATTTTTGTGGAACCTTTTGACAAGCTCATGTATGTCTTCCCGAATATTCTCCGGGATTTCTATCATCATTTTTTTCTCCATAATCGACATCAGGATAATAATATTTTAAGATATGATTCATCCCCTTAGAAAGATGAAATGGTGTCTCACCTCTTACCCATCATCTCTCATGCCCCCATTGGGGTAGAGTAAGCCAATATAACAATTACTTAAAAGCAAAATTTCATTGACTAATCTCAGAACCACCAAAGGGCCTTGCTGACACCTCATTAGAGAGCTTTGATTCATGATTGTATATGGTATCAGGTTTATATGAATCATATGCGCTTATAGCAAAATAGTATAATACACTATTATTTAATAATGGATAACTGAATATCCCATCGTCATATCTATGCCTATTTTCTTCAATCACCATATTAGTAACATCTACTTCAATATAATTCTTATTTTTTGATATACTATTAGTAATTCTATTGCTCTTCACATAACCTATCACACCATCATACCTGCCAGATTTAAGACCATAGAAGATCTTATATCCATAAATATCATGCTCTACATTCTTTTTCCATTTCAAGCCAACAATTCTATCCCCTTGTCTTGTTACTTCTAAAAAGATTGGGGTTTTAGGAGGAGTGTCAACACTATATTTCAATTGTATATTATATATTGATGGTGAGTATTTACCATCAGGTGATGGAATTAAATGCGCCCTCCACTGGTAATATTTCCCTCTCAAAAACTCGTCGCCGACTCTCTTCAGGTATATGTTCTTCTGATTATTCTCGATCCTGTACCACTTCAAATTTTTATCATTCATTAAAAAAAGATTATCGCTTATCCTAAATTCCATCCAGATAAAGGTATTTTTTCTAATAATTTCATTCCACATGAATAGTGTAACAGAAGTCCCTGTTGAAGGGAAGCTATAAACAGGGCTTTGTATTGATCCCTCGCTGTTGACTGGAAGCCTATTTATAACGCTCACCTCCTTATAGTTCCGATAAGCAATAGCTGTCTCTTTCTCAAGATCTATTATATTGCGATAGGATATCCTGAACTCATCAAGGTATCCGGTATAATTCTCGCCTATAATTGCCAAAGGCAGATCCTCACATGCAAAGGATGGCTCAAAAACCTGTATAAAGGGATCACCGCTCTTAGTAATATACTGCACCTCCTCTTCCACTCCATTTAGGCATTTCACAAGCTTCCCTGAAATCCTATCAAAACTTATATAAAAGTGATGCCATTCCCCCTTTTCAAGCTCTTTTCCCCTATTTAAGATTACACTATATCTTCTTCCTGAACTGTCTCTAAACATCTTTAGCATTCTAACAAGTATCCTCCCCCCCCTTAATACAATCTCAATGCCATTCTTTTCGCTCGATAAGTATCCAACCCTTGAGAAGAGCATAGCGCCATCAGCAAGGGATAACGGAAATAATCTAAATTCGATTGTAAAGGAGCCAAGGTCATCACATCTGCCAAGCCAAAGCTCTCTAGCTGATAATATCTCAACCCTATGATCAACCTTATAAAAATGAGCCCCGCCACCCCCGAGAACACCATTTCTCTCTACGTCACAATACAATGAGTTGTGAATATGATACTTGCCGGTATCATCCTTAGCGAGATGAGAGAACGAAGAATTGAATGAGAGGACAAGGTCAGTAATCTGTGGCTTGCTTCCAGCATAAGTAAGGTCTGATAGCGTAAAGACATCCCTTCCCTTCGAATCAGTTGTCATAATAACACTATGAAGATCTAATCCCCTGGACGAAAATCTTATTACATCTCCAGTCGCATTTGTCGAAGTAGAGATCGAGCCTATCAGCGCTAATAATAGTAACACCCTTTTCATATAATCATGAAGAGGTTGAACTTGGTCCAACAGGGATTTGAATCAATGATCCTCCACCAAGATTTTTTATCTCTTCGTTAGAAATCTTTCTGATTCTGCTTTCCCCTTCGACCTTCACTCCCCACTGACCATTATCATCACAATCCTCAATGATCGTTCCCATCTTACCGTCAACCAAGGCTATAACTTTGTTCAAATAATCCTCGCTCATTTCCTCCTCCTTAATTATAATCTGTAATTTTGACCAAATGCTATTATAGTACCAGCACAAAAACATAGAACACCATAATCTCTCTAAGATGTCATTATATCAGTCAAGGTTAATTTGATCTTTTATAATATTGCATTACCTCAGGTAATAATTCAGTAATTTTTCTTATTCTTGTTTTATCAGATGGGTAAGTGCTTAAGAGTTCTGGCGGAGCCTTGCCACCCTTCAACTCAGACATCCTTTCCCAAAAACTAACTGCTGAATTGAAATTATATCCAGCCATTGCCATAAATATTAAACCTAAATGATCAGCTTCACTTTCTTGAAGTCGGCTATAAGGTAAAATAGCCCCAAATTGTACCCCTACTCCAAAGGCCGTCATCCATAACTGCTTGGTCTTTTCTGGTTTTTCCTTAAGCGCGACTAATAATGCAACCCCACCCAGTTGAGTAAGCAAGGCTTGACTCATCCTTTCATTCCCATGACGCGCAATCGCATGAGCAACCTCATGTCCCATAACAACCGCCAATCCGGTTTCATCTTTAGTTATTGGCAAAATACCTGTATAAACCACCACCTTCCCACCAGGCATGCACCAAGCGTTTACATCCTTGCTCTCTACAAAGATTAAATTCCCATCTGTAGTCCTTTAATTTGTAAAGGATGTTCCTCTCAGAAAAGTATTTTTCAACAGCCTTTTGAATCCGTTGACCCACCGATTTAACCATTTTAGTTTGATGATAATTGTTGCTGAGTTTGTTGGTCTTAATGAATTCAGCATACTGCTTGAAACTCATAGATAGCATAGTTGAGTCTGAAATTAAATCTAATTGTTTTCTGCCACTCACTGGCACTGTGCTGCATGATTGCAGCAAAAAAATTAGTATAACAAAAAGATTAGAATACTGTATTAAGGATCGCATAATATGATCTCCCATAACAATGAAAGCGAGTATTACCCCGAAGATAGCAGGGGAAAGGCGAATCTAACCAAACATATTTTTGGATTTGCTTTATTGACTGAAAAGTCGTGAAAATCTGAGTTCAGTACTCAAACATAGATTATTGTGCATATAGAATAAAAAGAGCCATTATGTATATAAAATTACTATAATTGTGCAAAAAGACAATGCAAGTACTTTTCTCCATGTCTCTAATAGTATTAGGATGTACTCTTCATAACAATACGAGAAATGATAATCAAGGACAATGATGATTTACAGTAATAATTCTAAAAGCTATGTCGAAAATTCGGAATAATATTACAAAAATATCTGCAATTATAAAGCAATAAAATATTGAAGAAAAAAAATTACTTGACCAATATCTATATTAAACCAACAGTAGTAACACTTTTACGGTTATCGTGTTATCCAATTACACGAATACCACATCATTAACATAACAAAATGAGACTGAAGAGGGTTAAGTGATCTCAAAAATATCTTTGATTTTGATGCTATTCTTTTTTCTTTATAATGGCCATTACCTCAATGCAGATCCAACAGAGGCTCTTTTCACAGATGAAAGTACCATATTCGATGAATCATCTGAAAGCTCTGATAATAAAGAGGGTAAAGAGATTAGTTTACCACCAATTATAGTTGTTTCTGAGCATACCATGAGCACAGCATCCGATAATACTGTACGTAATCGCGATTTCATGAACTATCCAAGACGCACAGCATCAGACCTGATGCGTTTTATTCCAGGCCTGTATATTACACAGCATACCGGCGGAGCTAAGGCTCATCAAATATTCCTTAGGGGATTTGACGCCGAACATGGGCAGGATATTGCAGGTTTTTTAGATGGTATTCCGATCAATGAATCATCTCATGTCCATGGACAAGGGTATCTTGACCTGCATTTTATCATTCCAGAATGTATTGAAAAGATATGGGTAATGAAGGGGCCATATGATCCGCGATTCGGCAACTTTGCCACTGCCGGCGTGATCAACTTTATTCCTTACAAAAAGCGTGATTTTAACTATTCAGCAGATGCCAGCAGTGGCAATAAAAAGACAGTCCAAGGCATCGCTCATCTGTTTAAGGAATGGTATGGGATGAATAGTTATGTTGTGATAGAAGGTGATCAAACAGAGGGATATACTGATCCAGGAAAGCTACAGGCCGGACGCGGATTTGTCAATCAATGTATACCCATTTCAGATAAATCTGAGTTGCGTATCCTATACGCCGGATATGAAACCTCTTCTGAGGCAGCGGATATACTCCCTAAAAAATACATTGATGCTGGACTGATTTCACGTTTCGATTCCCTTGACGATTCAAATAGGGTTGATGTTAGTCGACATATTCTGGGATTAACATATGAATTATCAAGACGTGACATTAAAGCGCGTGCTCAAGCCTATTTTAATTACAAAAAGACTAAAATTTTTAGCAATTATACCTTTTATTACTTAAATCCTGAAATGGGCGATCAGCTTGAGCAGAATGATTCAAGGCATTATGCTGGGTTGCAGGGTTATTTAAGAAAGACTAATAAAGTAGGCAACATAAAGTTCAACACTGAGGGGGGCATGAGTCTGCGTAGCGACTTTATTGATCAAACCCAGGCAAATACAGCAGACCGACAGAGATTCAATGTTATAAATACTTACGATTTTACTGAAACTGCATTGGGCGTGTATCTGGATGAACGCATAACGCTTGCTCAATGGATAAAATTTATTATAGGCATTCGTTATGATATTATCTGGCTTAATGGCGATGGCGAGCAGGATATTCATGAATTTGACATATACACCAATACTGTTCAAACAAATCACAATAATCCGGTAAGTTTCAGAACTTATTCCTATGCGGTTTCACCGAAGGCATCCGCTATATTTTCACCTATTCGTCAGGTGGACATTTTTCTCAACTATGGCCAAGGTCTTGTATCTAAAGAGGCGCGACATTTAGCCTGGGAAGAGGACCACACTATACCAATCGTTGTTGGTGGTGAAATGGGATCGCGGCTTCGTCTATGGAATGGCATTGTTAATTGCGCCGCATCAGTCTGGATAGCCGAGAAGGAATCCGAAAGCGTGTTTGACAGTGAGTTTGGCACAAACATACCTAAAGGGGAAAGCCGTCGCACTGGGGTGGATTTTGAGAATAGAATCTCACCATGGCATTGGATCTACATTGGCACTGATATTAATTACGTTAGGGCACGCTTTGTTCAAAACAATGATCCCATACCTAATATGTGCGAGTTGTTAATAACTAATGTTATAAGCATAATACATCCCTGCGGATTTAAAGGGGCACTACGCGGACGTTATCTTGGAAAACGAGAGCACGATCTGAACTATACATCAAAATCCAATTATGTAACAGACTTACTAACGGGTTATGAGATTGGTCATCTTTCCATTACCTTATCTATCGAAAATATTTTTAATACAAAATGGTATGACTCTGTTTTTGCCTATGCATCACGTCCCTTCAAAAACGGAGCAGAGGCAGAAGGATTGCACGTAACGCCAGGCGCGCCAAGGATGTGGCAATTTCGGATTGGATTAAAATTTTAACTATATGTACCTGTCTAATTATTGGAATTTGTCAGTGCTTGCAGATGATTTAAATGATAATAGCTAAAGATAATATTTTCAAGCCGCCCTAGATAGGGAATGGGTATTGTTTTCATAGATTAAAATAATAAATGATCATTATTAGCTAATGTTTTGATGTTTCAAGGATACACGAATAGGACGAATGGAAAAGCGGAGCTTTGTGTGTTAGTTATGTTGAACTTGAAAAAATAATTTTAAGGAGAATTTTATGAGACCATTAAATCTTTTATTAATGCTTATGGGATTAGCAGTATCGGTTTTTCTAACCCTCAATGGATGCAGTGAAGATGACGATGATAGTGATTATATTCCTATAGAGGGGGCAGGTACACTGATATTCAATGCTAATGGAGAGGGATTTGTACACGATGGATTTAAATCTGAAGATGGATGGAATATAGAATTTGATCATGTATTTGTGAACATAGAAGGTTCAACTGCCTATCAGGTTGCCGAGGATTCATCCAAGGCGGCACGACATGCTGGGCATCCCCATTCTGATATCCCTGAGGGGGCGGCGCATATCGCCCTTTCTGGGCAATATTTTTTAGACCTTAAGCAAACTGGCGATAACCCAGTTTTTGAGGTAGGGAGGATCGAGAATGCGCCTATCGGCAACTATAACTATTTAAATTTTAACATTGTGCAAATTCCAGATGATGCTTCTGGAGACGCTGCTGATTATACAGGCTATTCCCTTATCCTAATCGGGGTCGCAACCTATGGCGATCCTGTGACAGAAAATATAAATTTTTCAATAAAGTTAGAGGAGGAACTGACATTTTACAATTGTGGTCCGCTTTTAGATTTGGATGAGGATGGAACAAATGATGGAGTGCTTGCCGCTGGGGGGGAGGCAAAAACAGAGATGACATTCCATTTTGATCATATTTTTGGAGACTGGGGGGAAACAGGTGATGATCCGGAACCAACAGATTCTGAGGAGATAAATTTCTGGGGCATAGGCTTCAATCCATTTTATACGATGTTGCCAGGCTCAGATTTTGATATAGACGGCAATCCCGATGGAGGACTTAATGGATCCTTTGTCATAACAGAAACAAACATGAAAGACGGTGGTGATGGCTTAGCTCCAATGCCTAATGCAGATTATTTTCAACTCACCGCTACACTTAATACACTGGGCCATACTGGAGAGGGTCATTGCTTATGCCGTGACGTTGAGTAATAATGAAAACCTATGTCACCTTTCCATCTGAACAGAATCGAGTTCAAAATTATAATTGAAATATTATCAAATAAAGATAAATTTCACAGCATCAGCTAAGATATATTCATTTGCTTCATCGGAAAGCATTTCCTGGGAAAGGTATTCCTCGGGATGAAAAATTATATAGGTTGAAGAAGGAATTAGCAGATGTAAAATTGGAGCGTGGTATATTAATAAAAGCAGTGGCCATTTTCTCAAAGACCGAGAAGCGAGGTACAAATTCATTAGAGAACATAGCGGCAAGTTTCCGGTGAAGAAAATGGCCGAAGTGTTGGGAGTATCACGTAGCC
This genomic window from Spirochaetota bacterium contains:
- a CDS encoding M48 family metallopeptidase encodes the protein MPGGKVVVYTGILPITKDETGLAVVMGHEVAHAIARHGNERMSQALLTQLGGVALLVALKEKPEKTKQLWMTAFGVGVQFGAILPYSRLQESEADHLGLIFMAMAGYNFNSAVSFWERMSELKGGKAPPELLSTYPSDKTRIRKITELLPEVMQYYKRSN
- a CDS encoding TonB-dependent receptor, whose amino-acid sequence is MISKISLILMLFFFLYNGHYLNADPTEALFTDESTIFDESSESSDNKEGKEISLPPIIVVSEHTMSTASDNTVRNRDFMNYPRRTASDLMRFIPGLYITQHTGGAKAHQIFLRGFDAEHGQDIAGFLDGIPINESSHVHGQGYLDLHFIIPECIEKIWVMKGPYDPRFGNFATAGVINFIPYKKRDFNYSADASSGNKKTVQGIAHLFKEWYGMNSYVVIEGDQTEGYTDPGKLQAGRGFVNQCIPISDKSELRILYAGYETSSEAADILPKKYIDAGLISRFDSLDDSNRVDVSRHILGLTYELSRRDIKARAQAYFNYKKTKIFSNYTFYYLNPEMGDQLEQNDSRHYAGLQGYLRKTNKVGNIKFNTEGGMSLRSDFIDQTQANTADRQRFNVINTYDFTETALGVYLDERITLAQWIKFIIGIRYDIIWLNGDGEQDIHEFDIYTNTVQTNHNNPVSFRTYSYAVSPKASAIFSPIRQVDIFLNYGQGLVSKEARHLAWEEDHTIPIVVGGEMGSRLRLWNGIVNCAASVWIAEKESESVFDSEFGTNIPKGESRRTGVDFENRISPWHWIYIGTDINYVRARFVQNNDPIPNMCELLITNVISIIHPCGFKGALRGRYLGKREHDLNYTSKSNYVTDLLTGYEIGHLSITLSIENIFNTKWYDSVFAYASRPFKNGAEAEGLHVTPGAPRMWQFRIGLKF
- a CDS encoding LamG-like jellyroll fold domain-containing protein, whose protein sequence is MKRVLLLLALIGSISTSTNATGDVIRFSSRGLDLHSVIMTTDSKGRDVFTLSDLTYAGSKPQITDLVLSFNSSFSHLAKDDTGKYHIHNSLYCDVERNGVLGGGGAHFYKVDHRVEILSARELWLGRCDDLGSFTIEFRLFPLSLADGAMLFSRVGYLSSEKNGIEIVLRGGRILVRMLKMFRDSSGRRYSVILNRGKELEKGEWHHFYISFDRISGKLVKCLNGVEEEVQYITKSGDPFIQVFEPSFACEDLPLAIIGENYTGYLDEFRISYRNIIDLEKETAIAYRNYKEVSVINRLPVNSEGSIQSPVYSFPSTGTSVTLFMWNEIIRKNTFIWMEFRISDNLFLMNDKNLKWYRIENNQKNIYLKRVGDEFLRGKYYQWRAHLIPSPDGKYSPSIYNIQLKYSVDTPPKTPIFLEVTRQGDRIVGLKWKKNVEHDIYGYKIFYGLKSGRYDGVIGYVKSNRITNSISKNKNYIEVDVTNMVIEENRHRYDDGIFSYPLLNNSVLYYFAISAYDSYKPDTIYNHESKLSNEVSARPFGGSEISQ
- a CDS encoding CCA tRNA nucleotidyltransferase, with amino-acid sequence MMIEIPENIREDIHELVKRFHKNGYECYLVGGSVRDLIMGKSVLDYDFATDAHPEEVMKIFRRVIPTGIKHGTVSVIIKGKSFEVTTYRSDGEYIDCRRPESVSFSKTLEEDVKRRDFTINGLAYDFINDEVIDFVGGIGDIERRVVRTIGNPILRFSEDGLRPYRACRFAAKLNFTIEEESFRSIEETLSIAKRVSKERIRDELIKLIATEKPSIGFEYLRKSGLLRLFLPELVNCYGVEQNKYHLYDIYYHSLYSCDAIPGVDPIIKLAALLHDIGKMTTKRMGDDADYTFYNHEVIGAKITKKIMKRLKFSNEEISRVSNLILNHMFHYIDEWTDGAVRRFMRKVALENLNDLFLLRLADRRGNGMRDGLPAPIHDLIKRIEKVIEDENAITVKDLDINGYVIMEEFKLKPGPQIGKILNGLLEMVLDCPEMNQRTILIKKAYEIYESLVEYDSSRQCRRIQ